A genomic region of Xanthomonas campestris pv. phormiicola contains the following coding sequences:
- a CDS encoding efflux RND transporter periplasmic adaptor subunit, whose product MKPSFAIFFSVCMPLAAVSLAACSRAVPPPAEAPRAVKLEAVGAADGRDTSRFVAQVRQEQRAELGFEGGGRIASIEVDVGDHVRQGQILARLDPEPNRLRVEQAEASARIAAADLQQQQTQLAQQQAMFEDGAASATTLTAAKTAFASAQARLRSAQSDLSLARRGLRQTDLRAPFDGSVVARLQQPNANVAAGQTVLRVEGQGHAQVTVALPASLATALRPGQAANGYRADAPEQALPLRLLSVSARLDGGATMQALFESAASGVAQLRSGENLLLELPRDDAHPVSVPLSALVPSMGNGKMMVFVYQGANATVRRRQIVTGDAEGGRVQVQQGLAAGERIVAAGAAFLSDGQAVVPFRPDTRLSGTASP is encoded by the coding sequence ATGAAACCCAGTTTTGCGATCTTCTTCTCCGTCTGCATGCCGCTGGCTGCAGTGTCGTTGGCCGCATGCAGCCGCGCGGTGCCTCCGCCTGCGGAAGCGCCGCGCGCGGTGAAACTCGAGGCCGTCGGTGCCGCCGACGGTCGCGATACCAGCCGCTTCGTGGCCCAGGTCCGCCAGGAGCAGCGCGCCGAACTCGGTTTCGAGGGCGGCGGCCGCATCGCCTCGATCGAGGTGGATGTCGGCGATCACGTGCGCCAGGGTCAGATCCTGGCGCGCCTGGACCCGGAACCGAACCGGTTACGGGTGGAACAGGCCGAGGCCAGCGCCAGGATCGCCGCCGCCGACCTGCAGCAGCAGCAAACCCAGCTCGCCCAGCAGCAGGCCATGTTCGAGGACGGGGCGGCGTCGGCAACGACCCTGACCGCCGCCAAAACCGCGTTCGCAAGCGCCCAAGCGCGCTTGCGCAGCGCCCAATCCGACCTGTCGCTGGCGCGCCGCGGCCTGCGCCAGACCGATCTCCGCGCGCCGTTCGACGGCAGCGTGGTCGCCCGGTTGCAGCAGCCCAACGCCAATGTCGCCGCAGGCCAGACGGTGCTGCGGGTCGAAGGCCAGGGCCACGCCCAGGTGACGGTCGCACTGCCAGCCTCGCTGGCCACGGCATTGCGTCCTGGCCAGGCCGCGAACGGGTATCGCGCCGACGCTCCCGAGCAAGCGCTGCCGCTGCGGCTGCTCAGCGTGTCCGCACGGCTGGATGGCGGCGCCACCATGCAGGCGCTGTTCGAAAGCGCTGCCAGCGGCGTTGCCCAGTTGCGCAGCGGCGAGAACCTGCTGCTCGAACTGCCCCGCGACGACGCCCATCCGGTGAGCGTGCCGTTGAGCGCGCTGGTGCCCAGCATGGGCAACGGCAAGATGATGGTGTTCGTCTACCAGGGCGCCAATGCCACCGTGCGCCGACGCCAGATCGTCACCGGCGACGCCGAGGGCGGCCGCGTGCAGGTCCAGCAAGGACTGGCCGCTGGCGAACGCATCGTAGCGGCAGGTGCGGCCTTCCTCAGCGATGGCCAGGCTGTCGTTCCCTTCCGTCCCGATACGCGCCTGAGCGGCACTGCCTCGCCATGA
- a CDS encoding MipA/OmpV family protein, whose amino-acid sequence MKTLALLPILACALSPLAANAADADASGFRLFGHQTDLSIGAGAVAAPRYLGSKDSRTLFTPVLVAQSGIVFFDNVRGLGVQFQTDGGFYVSQSFGYDLGRLDRDSNWRPGSKTLAGMGTVPGSVTSHTMIAQQFTPYFTLNAEAEFALKDGARRNDYRAGGKFTLLQNDKDTVTMDVDAHWGDRRYNQAYFGVTAAQSLSSGYAVSKQDSGLYAYSVGANWDHALSKHWSTSLSVSGMRFTDDVADSPIVKRRSFASAIAAVTYNF is encoded by the coding sequence CCTGTCGCCTTTGGCCGCCAATGCCGCCGATGCCGATGCGTCCGGCTTCCGCCTGTTCGGTCACCAGACCGACCTCAGCATCGGCGCTGGCGCGGTGGCGGCGCCGCGCTACCTGGGTTCCAAGGACTCGCGCACGCTGTTCACCCCGGTGCTGGTGGCGCAGAGCGGCATCGTGTTCTTCGACAACGTGCGCGGCCTCGGCGTGCAGTTCCAGACCGATGGCGGCTTCTACGTCAGCCAGTCCTTCGGCTACGACCTGGGCCGGCTGGACCGCGACAGCAACTGGCGCCCGGGTTCCAAGACCCTGGCCGGCATGGGCACCGTGCCCGGCTCGGTGACCAGCCACACCATGATCGCGCAGCAGTTCACCCCGTATTTCACCCTGAACGCGGAAGCCGAGTTCGCACTGAAGGACGGCGCCAGGCGCAACGACTACCGTGCCGGCGGCAAGTTCACCCTGCTGCAGAACGACAAGGACACGGTGACCATGGACGTGGATGCGCACTGGGGCGACCGCCGCTACAACCAGGCCTACTTCGGCGTGACCGCGGCACAAAGCCTGAGCAGCGGCTATGCGGTGTCCAAGCAGGATTCGGGGCTGTATGCGTATTCGGTCGGCGCCAACTGGGATCACGCCCTGTCCAAGCACTGGAGCACCTCGCTGTCGGTCAGCGGCATGCGTTTCACCGACGACGTGGCAGACAGTCCGATCGTGAAGCGCCGCAGCTTCGCCAGCGCCATCGCCGCCGTGACCTACAACTTCTGA